One window from the genome of Xenorhabdus bovienii SS-2004 encodes:
- the cpoB gene encoding cell division protein CpoB produces MNSNFRHYVLGLSLLVGVAAPWAATAQAPISNVGSGSTDERLSQLERISDAHSQLLTQLQQQLADSQRDIDTLRGQIQENQYQLNQVIERQKDIYQQLDKITNPSSGTEGGNTATPSAKTDGNPPAAPTSTGSEKGDYDAAVALAINTKEYDKAISAFQTFVKTYPKSKYLSNTNYWLGQLNYNKGKKDDAAYYFATVVKDYPKSQKSSDSLYKVGLIMQEKGQKVKAKAVYQQVVKQYPGTNSAKMAEKKIAGM; encoded by the coding sequence ATGAACAGTAACTTCAGACATTATGTGTTGGGTCTGTCGTTATTGGTTGGCGTAGCGGCTCCTTGGGCCGCTACCGCCCAAGCGCCAATCAGTAATGTCGGCTCAGGCTCCACCGATGAGCGCCTCTCTCAATTAGAGCGTATTTCCGATGCTCACAGTCAATTGTTAACTCAACTTCAACAACAGCTTGCTGATTCTCAACGTGATATTGATACACTCCGTGGTCAGATCCAGGAAAACCAGTATCAATTAAATCAAGTCATTGAGCGCCAGAAAGATATTTACCAACAGTTGGATAAAATCACTAATCCATCATCAGGTACAGAAGGCGGTAATACAGCCACGCCATCGGCAAAAACCGATGGTAATCCACCTGCTGCTCCGACAAGTACGGGGAGTGAAAAAGGTGATTACGATGCTGCGGTTGCTTTGGCGATTAATACCAAAGAATATGATAAAGCAATCTCTGCGTTTCAAACGTTCGTTAAAACCTATCCTAAGTCGAAATATTTATCGAATACCAATTATTGGTTAGGGCAGCTGAATTACAACAAAGGCAAGAAAGACGACGCGGCTTATTATTTCGCTACTGTCGTGAAAGATTATCCCAAATCACAGAAAAGCAGTGATTCTCTGTACAAAGTGGGATTAATCATGCAAGAAAAGGGACAGAAAGTTAAAGCAAAAGCAGTTTATCAGCAGGTAGTAAAACAATATCCTGGCACTAATTCGGCTAAAATGGCCGAGAAAAAGATTGCGGGGATGTAA
- the modF gene encoding molybdate ABC transporter ATP-binding protein ModF, whose protein sequence is MSELQITQGSFRLSDTRTLRLPSLKIISGENWAFVGANGSGKSSLARALSDELIQLAGERHCSFNTPVHLSFEQLQQLIDEEWQRNNTDLLSEDEEDTGRTAAEMIQLHHKDNELCLELAAYFGIKDLLSRRFKYLSTGEVRKVLLCQTLMANPDLLILDEPFDGLDTYAQNQLSQLLRSLATKGITLVLILTRFHEIPDFIEQIGVLADCHLTRTGKKENILSESLVAQLAHSETLKDIHLPETDEYRADEQLPEDQPRVSMCNVVVQYNDKPILHGLNWQINPDEHWQIIGENGAGKSTLLSLITGDHPQGYNNKLILFGRQRGSGETIWDIKRHIGYVSNSIHLEYRVSTCVRNVILSGFFDSIGLYQAVSDQQQQLADEWLALLGFSETIANSPFHSLSWGQQRLVLIARALVKHPTLLILDEPLQGLDPLNRQLVLRFIDIMIANGDTQLLFVSHHQEDAPECITHRLKFIPDGYIYRYETEDISQQSL, encoded by the coding sequence ATGTCTGAGTTGCAAATAACACAAGGTAGTTTCCGTTTAAGTGACACCCGTACCCTGCGGCTGCCGTCACTGAAAATTATTTCTGGAGAAAATTGGGCGTTTGTCGGCGCAAATGGCAGTGGGAAGTCTTCTCTGGCTCGTGCTCTGTCGGATGAATTAATTCAACTTGCAGGTGAACGCCATTGTTCATTTAATACACCTGTTCACCTCTCTTTCGAACAACTTCAACAACTGATTGATGAAGAGTGGCAACGCAACAATACAGATTTGCTCAGTGAAGATGAGGAAGATACTGGGCGTACCGCCGCAGAGATGATTCAGCTCCACCATAAAGATAATGAATTATGCCTTGAACTGGCAGCGTATTTTGGTATCAAGGATTTGCTCTCACGCCGATTCAAATATCTCTCGACGGGAGAAGTTCGCAAGGTGTTGCTTTGTCAGACATTAATGGCTAATCCCGATCTACTCATCCTTGATGAACCTTTCGACGGGCTGGATACTTATGCTCAGAATCAACTGTCCCAATTATTAAGATCGCTGGCAACAAAAGGCATCACGTTGGTTTTAATACTGACCCGATTCCATGAAATTCCTGATTTTATCGAACAGATCGGTGTACTGGCTGATTGCCACCTGACACGGACAGGGAAGAAAGAGAATATTCTGTCAGAATCTCTCGTGGCACAGTTAGCCCACAGCGAAACACTAAAAGACATTCATCTTCCTGAAACAGACGAATACCGTGCAGATGAGCAACTCCCCGAAGATCAACCACGGGTATCGATGTGCAATGTTGTTGTTCAGTACAATGACAAACCGATACTGCATGGTCTGAACTGGCAAATAAATCCAGATGAACACTGGCAGATCATCGGTGAAAATGGTGCAGGGAAATCCACCCTCCTCAGCCTGATTACGGGCGATCATCCCCAAGGTTACAACAATAAGCTGATTTTATTCGGCCGGCAGAGAGGTAGTGGCGAAACCATCTGGGATATTAAACGCCACATTGGTTATGTCAGTAACAGCATTCACCTTGAGTATCGTGTCAGTACCTGCGTTCGGAATGTCATTCTCTCTGGGTTCTTCGATTCCATCGGGCTGTATCAGGCCGTTTCAGATCAGCAGCAGCAACTGGCTGATGAGTGGCTGGCTTTGTTGGGATTCTCTGAAACAATCGCAAACAGCCCATTTCACAGCCTATCATGGGGACAGCAAAGACTCGTTCTGATTGCCCGTGCCTTGGTGAAACATCCCACTTTATTGATTCTGGATGAGCCATTGCAGGGACTTGATCCTCTCAATCGTCAGTTAGTCCTGCGTTTTATTGATATCATGATTGCCAATGGTGATACACAACTTCTGTTTGTTTCCCATCATCAGGAAGATGCGCCAGAATGTATTACTCACCGCCTGAAATTTATTCCTGATGGCTATATTTATCGGTATGAAACCGAAGATATCTCCCAACAGTCTTTGTAG
- the gpmA gene encoding 2,3-diphosphoglycerate-dependent phosphoglycerate mutase has protein sequence MAVTKLVLVRHGESEWNKENRFTGWTDVELSDKGRTEAQQAGQLLKQEGFAFDFAYTSVLKRAIHTLWNILDQVDQQWLPVEKNWKLNERHYGALQGLDKAETAAKYGDDQVKLWRRGFAITPPDLAKDDERYPGHDPRYANLKPEELPATESLAATIERVVPYWEDVIKPRVANGEKIIIAAHGNSLRALVKYLDGMSEEEILELNIPTAVPLVYEFDENMRPIKHYYLGNADEIAAKAAAVANQGKAK, from the coding sequence ATGGCTGTAACTAAACTGGTTCTTGTAAGGCACGGAGAGAGCGAGTGGAACAAAGAGAACCGTTTTACTGGCTGGACTGATGTTGAGTTGTCTGACAAAGGCCGTACTGAAGCACAACAGGCGGGTCAATTACTGAAACAAGAAGGTTTCGCTTTTGATTTCGCTTACACTTCTGTTTTAAAACGTGCTATTCACACTTTGTGGAACATTCTGGACCAAGTCGATCAACAATGGCTACCGGTTGAGAAAAACTGGAAACTGAATGAACGCCACTATGGCGCACTGCAAGGTCTGGATAAAGCTGAAACTGCCGCTAAGTACGGGGATGATCAAGTTAAATTGTGGCGCCGTGGCTTCGCGATTACTCCACCAGATTTGGCTAAAGATGATGAACGTTATCCTGGCCACGATCCTCGTTACGCGAACTTAAAACCAGAAGAACTTCCTGCCACAGAAAGCCTTGCAGCCACGATTGAGCGTGTTGTTCCTTATTGGGAAGACGTTATCAAACCTCGTGTTGCAAATGGTGAAAAAATTATCATCGCTGCTCACGGCAACTCTCTGCGTGCTTTAGTGAAATATTTGGATGGTATGAGTGAGGAAGAAATTCTTGAGCTGAATATCCCAACTGCTGTGCCGCTGGTTTATGAGTTTGATGAAAACATGCGACCTATCAAGCACTATTATCTGGGCAATGCTGACGAGATCGCTGCAAAAGCAGCCGCTGTAGCAAACCAAGGTAAAGCGAAATAA
- a CDS encoding CPBP family intramembrane glutamic endopeptidase codes for MSWALLAVSLALLDTRRIIAFSIAFLALIVGISTNVLTFPAVAALIVIAGLGTAHVYLKKHPTFRIITEVLLLISVVLLFMHYIPGFNNLKYLDKVQVGPLSAPFSMYFNFDKALIPFILLFCMPSLFTRKPVADAFPHVWAALIVAIPALLGLATELGGLAVELHLPSWFPAFVIANIFFVSLAEEALFRGYLQQKLSQWMNPYSALVITSLIFGAAHFAGGSLLMIFATLAGLIYGLAWMWSGRLWVAVAFHVSLNLGHLLFFTYPVKSLLIQ; via the coding sequence ATGTCTTGGGCGTTACTTGCCGTTTCATTGGCGCTTTTGGATACACGTCGCATTATTGCATTTTCCATCGCATTTCTAGCTTTAATCGTTGGGATCAGCACTAACGTGCTTACCTTTCCCGCAGTTGCTGCGCTTATTGTAATTGCTGGTTTAGGTACAGCACACGTTTACCTCAAAAAACATCCTACATTCAGAATTATCACTGAGGTGTTACTACTCATCTCTGTAGTTTTACTGTTCATGCATTACATTCCGGGATTTAATAACTTGAAATACCTAGATAAGGTGCAGGTTGGCCCGCTGAGTGCACCTTTTTCAATGTATTTCAACTTTGACAAGGCACTGATTCCATTCATTCTATTATTCTGCATGCCAAGCCTGTTCACTCGAAAGCCCGTGGCAGATGCCTTCCCACATGTATGGGCAGCATTGATAGTCGCGATACCTGCGCTATTGGGTCTTGCCACAGAATTAGGGGGATTAGCCGTTGAGCTGCATTTACCTAGTTGGTTCCCTGCTTTCGTCATTGCCAATATTTTCTTTGTCTCATTGGCAGAAGAAGCGCTGTTTCGTGGCTACCTCCAGCAAAAGCTGAGTCAGTGGATGAATCCCTATTCGGCACTCGTTATCACTTCACTGATTTTTGGTGCCGCCCATTTTGCCGGTGGTAGTTTATTGATGATTTTCGCAACTCTGGCAGGGTTAATTTATGGTCTGGCATGGATGTGGAGTGGTCGTTTATGGGTTGCAGTAGCTTTCCACGTTTCACTCAATCTAGGCCATCTCCTGTTTTTCACCTATCCGGTAAAATCATTACTCATACAGTAG
- the pnuC gene encoding nicotinamide riboside transporter PnuC, with product MDFFSIKSILVHIPLGADGYDLSYIEAVGTIAGLLCIWLASQEKIINYLFGLINVFLFAVIFFQIQLYASLLLQIFFFAANIYGWYAWSRVNEQKQIELKIRWLNPKQTIAVAAVSIFVILVMMFNIDQIFGYMAKIVVFALQGMGFNIAMPALEPDAFPFWDSVMTVLSIVAMVLMTRKHVENWLVWVIINVISVVIYFHQGVLAMSLQYIILTGIALNGARLWITAAKPNGS from the coding sequence ATGGATTTTTTCAGTATTAAGAGCATATTGGTACATATTCCATTAGGTGCAGACGGCTATGATCTCTCGTACATTGAAGCTGTTGGTACGATAGCTGGTTTATTATGTATCTGGCTTGCCAGTCAGGAGAAAATCATTAATTACCTGTTTGGATTGATTAATGTTTTTCTCTTTGCCGTTATCTTCTTCCAAATTCAACTCTACGCCAGTCTTCTCCTGCAAATCTTTTTCTTCGCGGCTAATATCTACGGTTGGTATGCCTGGAGTCGTGTCAATGAACAGAAACAGATAGAACTTAAGATCCGCTGGCTCAACCCTAAACAAACAATTGCCGTCGCCGCAGTTTCCATATTTGTAATCTTGGTAATGATGTTCAATATCGACCAAATCTTTGGCTATATGGCAAAAATTGTGGTTTTTGCTTTGCAGGGTATGGGGTTCAATATTGCGATGCCAGCCTTAGAGCCGGATGCATTTCCATTCTGGGATTCGGTGATGACAGTATTATCGATAGTGGCAATGGTACTGATGACCCGTAAACACGTGGAAAACTGGCTGGTATGGGTGATCATCAATGTGATCAGCGTAGTGATTTATTTCCACCAAGGTGTTCTGGCGATGTCCTTGCAATACATTATATTGACGGGTATTGCACTGAACGGTGCTCGCCTGTGGATCACGGCTGCTAAACCCAATGGGTCGTAA
- the aroG gene encoding 3-deoxy-7-phosphoheptulonate synthase AroG, which yields MNYQNDDIRIKKITELLPPVALLEKFPATRNTATTVREAREAIHNVLTGEDDRLLVVIGPCSIHDPKAALEYAERLNKLRGELKADLEIVMRVYFEKPRTTIGWKGLINDPNMDCSFDINDGLRTARKLLIDINDMGLPAAGEFLDMITPQYLADLMSWGAIGARTTESQVHRELASGLSCPVGFKNGTDGTIKVAIDAINAASSPHCFLSVTKWGHSAIVSTTGNQDCHIILRGGKEPNYSAEHVSVVKEELMKAGLAPRVMIDFSHANSSKQFKRQMDVNDDVCDQIARGERAIIGVMVESHLVEGSQNLDSDKPLVYGQSVTDACIGWDDTEMLLRQLSQSVKARRG from the coding sequence ATGAATTACCAGAATGACGATATAAGAATTAAAAAAATAACAGAATTATTGCCACCAGTTGCATTACTCGAAAAATTTCCTGCAACAAGAAATACCGCTACTACCGTTCGTGAAGCCCGTGAAGCTATTCATAACGTTTTAACTGGTGAAGATGATCGTCTATTGGTAGTAATTGGCCCGTGTTCAATTCATGACCCAAAGGCAGCACTGGAATATGCAGAACGCCTGAATAAGTTACGTGGAGAATTGAAAGCAGATTTGGAAATTGTGATGCGGGTTTATTTTGAAAAACCCCGTACCACGATAGGTTGGAAAGGGTTAATTAATGACCCGAATATGGATTGTAGCTTTGATATTAATGATGGCTTACGTACTGCCCGCAAGCTTCTGATCGATATTAACGACATGGGGCTGCCTGCTGCGGGTGAGTTCCTTGATATGATAACGCCTCAGTATCTTGCTGATCTCATGAGCTGGGGCGCGATAGGGGCGCGTACGACGGAATCTCAGGTTCACCGTGAACTGGCTTCAGGGCTTTCTTGTCCGGTTGGCTTTAAAAATGGAACTGACGGCACAATAAAAGTTGCCATTGATGCTATCAACGCGGCCAGCTCACCTCACTGTTTTCTTTCTGTAACTAAATGGGGACACTCAGCGATTGTCAGCACAACGGGTAATCAGGATTGCCATATTATTCTGCGTGGTGGCAAAGAGCCGAATTACAGTGCGGAGCATGTCAGTGTCGTTAAAGAGGAATTAATGAAAGCTGGTTTAGCACCTCGTGTGATGATTGATTTCAGCCATGCAAACAGTTCGAAGCAGTTCAAAAGACAAATGGACGTTAATGATGATGTTTGTGATCAGATCGCAAGGGGAGAACGCGCGATTATTGGCGTCATGGTCGAAAGCCATCTCGTTGAAGGAAGCCAAAATCTCGATAGTGATAAGCCTTTGGTTTATGGACAAAGTGTGACAGATGCCTGCATTGGCTGGGATGACACAGAAATGTTACTGCGTCAGTTATCTCAGTCTGTCAAAGCCCGAAGGGGATAA